One Halarcobacter ebronensis genomic window carries:
- a CDS encoding TonB-dependent siderophore receptor — protein sequence MNKKLIMGLTIPLCCTLLNASEELDDVTVVGIQNSYYEENSSTALKSDSSDKETPYSTTTTNKTLIDDLQALRLEDTYDYTTGVTKIGQSADSITIRGFDIDLQNIQVDGLPGLISRFGSPSTANVEKVEILKGPASVLYGNMEAGGFVNIITKKPQAENKVTIETSYHSYLSNSSKLGEDNGFTTSVDATGTITNGLYYRFIAVGENIDSYRGNVGNKNLYVYPSLLWDIDDNTSLLLALEYGKEDGDADDGLFVANHDIATAADITTVYQDDGDYDNDEGTAINLNLEHYFVNNSVLNVSWRSVFHNDERALNENRTVNQAVNVEDTTLTRRHRDQSNDRDWHSFDANLKFKAYTGSIVHNLTTGVSGAYRETDYDRIAFGGNLTPNINIYNPSHVSTYTSVEGNRRKTEYLSGAIYAQDKMNLTDDLIFVTSGRVDRTKINYYCLRGSCADDNTTYSTNFVGSLGLVYNINPFVSVYGSFGQSYNPETAERVDVDGNGLDSEKSKQYEVGAKFNINEKLNTTLSFYKINKENVAESNGSYYVLTGEVESKGIELDVQWLPTENWQFKAGYALNNAEYVAGSSLGEKPSNTPRNTAFVFTRYNIPTRVFNGVLGLTSGVTYKDSVFTSSSESTRVELPSYARLDLGVHYDEKDWSLSLNVQNVADKKYYEYGSNDYSIYSGEPRKIVLTFKKSF from the coding sequence ATGAACAAAAAATTAATCATGGGACTCACAATCCCATTATGTTGTACATTATTAAATGCTTCGGAAGAGCTTGATGATGTTACGGTTGTTGGAATACAAAATTCCTATTATGAAGAGAACTCTTCAACTGCATTAAAGAGTGATAGTAGTGATAAAGAGACCCCTTATTCTACAACTACTACAAATAAAACTCTAATAGATGACCTTCAAGCTTTAAGATTAGAAGATACCTATGATTATACAACAGGTGTTACAAAAATAGGGCAGAGTGCAGATAGTATAACTATTAGAGGTTTTGATATTGATTTACAAAATATTCAAGTTGATGGTTTACCAGGATTGATTAGTAGATTTGGTTCACCAAGTACTGCAAATGTTGAAAAAGTTGAGATTCTAAAAGGACCTGCATCTGTATTATATGGAAATATGGAGGCAGGTGGTTTTGTAAATATTATTACTAAAAAACCTCAAGCTGAAAACAAAGTTACAATAGAGACCTCTTATCATTCTTATTTATCAAATAGCTCAAAATTGGGTGAAGATAATGGATTTACAACATCAGTTGATGCAACAGGGACTATTACAAATGGTCTATACTATAGATTTATTGCTGTTGGTGAAAATATTGACTCATATAGAGGAAATGTTGGAAATAAAAACTTATATGTTTACCCAAGTTTATTATGGGATATAGATGATAATACCTCATTATTACTGGCACTAGAGTATGGAAAAGAGGATGGTGATGCAGATGATGGACTATTTGTAGCTAACCATGATATCGCAACTGCAGCTGATATTACAACTGTTTATCAAGATGATGGTGATTATGATAATGATGAAGGGACAGCGATTAATTTAAATCTTGAACACTATTTTGTAAATAATTCTGTTCTAAATGTCTCTTGGCGTTCTGTATTCCACAATGATGAAAGAGCACTTAATGAAAATAGAACTGTAAATCAAGCAGTAAATGTTGAAGATACAACTCTAACTAGAAGACATAGGGATCAAAGCAATGACAGAGATTGGCACTCATTTGATGCAAATCTAAAATTCAAAGCTTATACTGGTTCAATTGTTCATAATCTTACAACAGGAGTTTCTGGTGCATATAGAGAGACTGATTATGATAGAATTGCATTTGGAGGAAATCTTACACCAAATATAAATATTTATAATCCCTCTCATGTAAGTACATATACTTCAGTTGAAGGAAATAGAAGAAAAACAGAGTACTTAAGTGGTGCAATTTATGCCCAAGACAAAATGAATCTAACTGATGATTTGATTTTTGTTACATCAGGAAGAGTAGATAGAACAAAAATAAATTATTATTGTTTAAGGGGTTCTTGTGCAGATGATAACACAACATATTCAACTAACTTTGTTGGTTCTTTAGGGTTAGTTTATAATATAAACCCTTTTGTATCTGTATATGGAAGTTTTGGGCAAAGTTATAACCCTGAAACAGCTGAAAGAGTTGATGTAGACGGTAATGGTTTGGACTCAGAAAAATCTAAACAGTATGAAGTTGGTGCGAAATTTAATATAAATGAGAAATTGAATACAACACTATCTTTTTATAAAATCAATAAAGAGAATGTTGCAGAAAGCAATGGTTCTTATTATGTATTAACAGGGGAAGTTGAAAGTAAAGGTATTGAATTAGATGTTCAATGGTTACCAACTGAAAATTGGCAGTTTAAAGCAGGATATGCACTTAACAACGCAGAGTATGTTGCAGGTAGTTCTTTAGGTGAGAAACCTTCAAATACACCAAGAAATACAGCTTTTGTATTTACAAGATATAATATTCCAACAAGGGTTTTCAATGGTGTTTTAGGATTAACATCTGGAGTTACATATAAAGATAGTGTATTTACAAGCTCTTCAGAATCTACAAGAGTTGAATTACCCTCATATGCAAGACTTGATTTAGGTGTGCACTATGATGAAAAAGATTGGAGTCTATCTCTAAATGTTCAAAATGTTGCTGACAAAAAATATTATGAGTATGGTTCAAATGATTATAGTATCTATTCAGGTGAACCAAGAAAAATTGTTCTTACATTCAAAAAAAGTTTTTAA
- a CDS encoding tetraacyldisaccharide 4'-kinase, whose product MRQKLYLWVEDYLFFPSFFQRIISFILLPLTFIYMLIIALKRASAKSIDFGIPVISIGNLIIGGSGKTPLTIELAKKYEDVAVILRGYGRESKGLYIISQKGEIKQSVKISGDEAMLLAKSLPNATVIVSEDRKKAILKAKELGCKIVFLDDGFSKYDINKFDVLIRPKIEPTNIFCIPSGGYREPKMAYSFADLELKEGVDFVRVVSFVREGEVLNVLPKNLLLLTAISKPKRLLEFLPKETIMEAFEDHHRFTQEELDTINANYSDYTIITTQKDFVKLKNLNIKNLILMDLSLEILEAKKLESIDTYINFYK is encoded by the coding sequence TTGAGACAAAAGCTATATTTATGGGTAGAAGATTATCTCTTCTTCCCCAGCTTCTTTCAAAGAATAATCTCTTTTATACTACTTCCTTTAACATTTATATATATGTTGATAATTGCTTTAAAACGAGCAAGTGCAAAATCAATTGATTTTGGAATACCTGTGATTTCTATAGGTAATTTAATTATTGGTGGAAGTGGGAAAACTCCATTGACAATAGAGCTTGCAAAAAAATATGAAGATGTTGCTGTTATCTTAAGAGGATATGGAAGAGAATCAAAGGGTTTATACATAATTTCACAAAAAGGTGAGATAAAACAGAGTGTTAAAATAAGTGGAGATGAAGCTATGCTTTTAGCTAAATCTTTACCAAATGCAACTGTAATTGTAAGTGAAGATAGGAAAAAAGCTATTTTAAAGGCTAAAGAGTTAGGTTGTAAAATAGTTTTCTTAGATGATGGGTTTTCTAAGTATGATATTAATAAATTTGATGTTTTAATTAGACCAAAAATTGAGCCTACAAATATCTTTTGTATTCCAAGTGGCGGATATAGAGAACCAAAGATGGCATATTCATTTGCAGATTTGGAACTAAAAGAGGGAGTAGATTTTGTTAGGGTTGTTAGTTTTGTAAGAGAAGGGGAAGTATTAAATGTATTACCAAAAAATCTTTTACTTTTGACAGCCATTTCTAAGCCAAAAAGACTTTTAGAATTTTTACCTAAAGAGACCATTATGGAAGCTTTTGAAGATCATCATCGTTTTACACAAGAGGAATTGGATACTATAAATGCAAATTATAGTGATTACACAATAATCACAACGCAAAAAGATTTTGTTAAACTAAAAAATCTCAATATAAAAAATCTTATCTTAATGGATCTCTCTTTAGAAATTTTAGAGGCTAAAAAATTAGAATCTATTGATACTTATATAAACTTTTATAAATAA
- a CDS encoding DegT/DnrJ/EryC1/StrS family aminotransferase: protein MKENTKEISFYQSSIGEEELAQIKSVLELNKDQNKVIEFEDNMANFVGAKYAVATCNATAAIHLALSAIKLKRGDKILMSVNSFVNIPEVVRHFDAEPLFIDINTEDMNIDVNKFEKALAENKTKKLRGAIITFVAGQTPDLDRIYDIAEKYGIILIEDATCALGVTYKDETVGSLRADMTIFSTNPSNGKYSVSRSGIIVTNNQEIAERAKLLRTHAITTTYDDFGNLDYIYDVVDIGHKYDISELDAAFSLAQLKKTNKFIKRRKEIAKIYKDRLAGIKHVTIPVHKDEHIFSQFIIKISRNRDAFARALKERGISTGLNYIPLHLLSYYKSKYSIKITEYSSALTSYQQILSIPMYPGLTDEEVNYICDQIIEIAADWV from the coding sequence ATGAAAGAGAACACGAAAGAGATATCATTTTATCAATCATCAATTGGTGAAGAGGAGTTAGCTCAGATTAAATCTGTTCTTGAGCTTAATAAAGATCAAAACAAAGTTATTGAGTTTGAAGATAATATGGCAAATTTTGTTGGTGCAAAATATGCGGTTGCAACTTGTAATGCGACAGCAGCTATTCATTTAGCTCTTAGTGCAATAAAACTAAAAAGAGGTGACAAAATTTTAATGTCTGTTAACTCTTTTGTTAATATCCCTGAGGTTGTTAGACATTTTGATGCAGAACCACTATTTATTGACATAAATACAGAAGATATGAATATTGATGTAAATAAGTTTGAAAAAGCTTTAGCAGAGAATAAAACAAAAAAACTAAGAGGTGCGATTATAACTTTTGTAGCAGGTCAAACACCTGATTTAGATAGAATTTATGATATTGCTGAGAAGTATGGAATTATCCTTATTGAAGATGCAACTTGTGCTTTAGGAGTTACATACAAGGATGAGACAGTAGGAAGTTTAAGAGCAGATATGACTATTTTCTCTACAAACCCTTCAAATGGTAAATACTCTGTAAGTAGATCAGGAATTATTGTTACAAATAATCAAGAGATAGCGGAACGTGCAAAACTTTTAAGAACCCATGCTATTACAACTACTTATGATGATTTTGGAAACTTAGATTATATTTATGATGTGGTTGATATTGGACATAAATATGATATTTCTGAACTTGATGCAGCATTTTCACTTGCTCAACTTAAAAAAACAAATAAGTTTATTAAAAGAAGAAAAGAGATAGCAAAAATTTATAAAGATAGATTAGCTGGAATTAAACACGTAACTATTCCAGTTCATAAAGATGAGCATATTTTCTCTCAATTTATTATCAAAATTTCTAGAAATAGAGATGCTTTTGCTAGAGCATTAAAAGAGAGAGGAATTTCAACAGGGCTAAACTATATACCTCTACATCTTTTATCATACTATAAAAGTAAATACTCTATTAAAATTACAGAATATAGTTCTGCGCTTACTTCTTATCAACAAATTCTTTCGATACCTATGTATCCAGGACTTACTGATGAAGAGGTAAACTATATTTGTGACCAAATTATAGAAATAGCGGCAGATTGGGTATAA
- a CDS encoding NAD+ synthase yields the protein MINWEKIKIQLIDFLKTELNKTGLERVTVGVSGGLDSAVVSALCKEAFGDNMSAVLMPSQFSSKSSAEDAIEHCEKFNIKYEIKSIAPMVEAYIENMDEDRLRIGNFSARMRMSVLYDTSSRDKSIVVGTSNKSEILLGYGTIFGDIACAINPIGEIYKSDEFDFARYLGVPETILNKKPSADLWEGQSDEEELGHSYKEMDEVLKLLVDQGKSKEDVMALGHDEALIDRLVYRMKANAFKGKLPVIANIKWS from the coding sequence ATGATTAATTGGGAAAAAATAAAAATACAATTAATAGATTTTTTAAAAACAGAACTTAACAAAACTGGACTTGAAAGAGTTACCGTTGGTGTTTCAGGTGGACTTGATTCTGCCGTTGTTTCTGCTTTATGCAAAGAGGCTTTTGGTGACAATATGAGCGCTGTTCTTATGCCTTCACAATTCTCTTCAAAAAGTAGTGCTGAAGATGCAATAGAACATTGTGAAAAGTTTAATATAAAATATGAAATAAAATCAATTGCTCCTATGGTAGAAGCCTATATTGAAAATATGGATGAAGATAGACTTAGAATTGGTAACTTTAGTGCAAGAATGAGAATGTCTGTATTATATGATACATCTTCAAGAGATAAATCAATTGTTGTTGGTACTTCAAATAAGAGTGAAATTCTTTTGGGGTATGGAACAATTTTTGGAGATATAGCTTGTGCAATCAATCCTATTGGAGAGATTTATAAAAGTGATGAATTCGACTTCGCTAGATATTTAGGTGTTCCTGAAACAATTTTAAATAAAAAGCCAAGTGCCGATTTATGGGAAGGTCAAAGTGATGAAGAGGAATTAGGTCACTCATATAAAGAGATGGACGAGGTTCTAAAACTTTTAGTTGACCAAGGTAAATCAAAAGAGGACGTTATGGCTTTGGGACATGATGAAGCTTTAATAGATAGATTAGTTTACAGAATGAAAGCAAATGCGTTTAAGGGTAAATTACCTGTAATAGCAAATATCAAGTGGAGTTAA
- a CDS encoding (2Fe-2S)-binding protein: MAKNFPHSFEVCRCRAVTLGEIIHAIKERGANSIESIGELTDAGTSCKCCQSEEKDIGEEKMELYIKQIVDKFVK; this comes from the coding sequence ATGGCTAAAAATTTTCCACACTCTTTTGAAGTATGTAGATGCAGAGCTGTAACTCTAGGAGAGATTATTCATGCAATTAAAGAGCGAGGTGCCAACTCAATTGAGAGCATTGGTGAGCTTACTGATGCAGGAACTAGCTGTAAATGTTGTCAAAGTGAAGAGAAAGATATTGGTGAAGAGAAGATGGAATTATATATAAAACAGATAGTGGATAAATTTGTAAAATGA
- a CDS encoding (2Fe-2S)-binding protein, with protein MLKDFEDSYEVCTCKKIKLKELLKVIEEKNLKTLGAIQEFTLAGTQCRNCIMAEADFGKIKKRVYLKDILKEVLNG; from the coding sequence TTGTTAAAAGATTTTGAAGATAGTTATGAAGTGTGTACTTGCAAAAAAATCAAACTAAAAGAGTTGCTAAAAGTAATAGAAGAAAAGAATTTGAAAACTTTAGGAGCCATTCAAGAGTTTACTTTGGCTGGAACGCAGTGTAGAAATTGTATTATGGCTGAAGCAGATTTTGGAAAAATTAAAAAAAGAGTTTATTTAAAAGATATATTAAAAGAGGTATTAAATGGCTAA
- a CDS encoding TerB family tellurite resistance protein encodes MKLLVLLVIGVILYFIARNYKTEKFENIKLDIKERFNGDLMNHEAGLLIALMAKVAKADGQVSELEAEMLKHTFTDISSHFENSSEIREKLKEIYEKEKNSFDNTISICEKLYKITKHDYVKRVKILEYLLNLAFIDKEFSKTEFMITEDISNALQIKKADFETLVNRFENFYRDQKNSEALSLDKAYEVLQSSANDDDSTLKKNYRNLVKKHHPDIISGQGASQDIIDQATKKLQEINQAYELVKKHRGI; translated from the coding sequence ATGAAATTATTAGTTTTACTTGTAATAGGAGTTATTCTATATTTTATTGCAAGAAATTATAAAACAGAGAAATTTGAAAATATTAAATTAGATATAAAAGAGAGATTTAACGGTGATTTAATGAATCACGAAGCAGGGCTTTTAATTGCTTTAATGGCAAAAGTAGCAAAAGCTGATGGTCAAGTAAGTGAGTTGGAAGCTGAAATGTTAAAACACACTTTTACAGATATCTCAAGCCATTTTGAAAACTCTTCTGAGATAAGAGAAAAACTAAAAGAGATATATGAAAAAGAGAAAAATAGTTTTGATAACACAATCTCTATTTGTGAAAAACTATATAAAATTACAAAACATGATTATGTAAAAAGAGTAAAAATCTTAGAGTATCTTTTAAATTTGGCATTTATTGATAAAGAGTTTTCAAAAACTGAGTTTATGATAACTGAAGATATATCAAATGCGTTACAGATTAAAAAAGCAGATTTTGAAACTCTTGTTAATAGATTTGAAAACTTTTATAGAGACCAAAAAAACAGTGAGGCACTATCTCTTGATAAGGCTTATGAAGTGCTTCAATCAAGTGCTAATGATGATGATAGCACTTTAAAGAAAAATTATAGAAATCTTGTAAAAAAACATCATCCAGATATTATCTCAGGGCAGGGGGCTTCTCAAGATATTATTGATCAAGCAACCAAAAAACTTCAGGAGATAAATCAAGCTTATGAACTTGTAAAAAAACATAGAGGTATTTAG
- the tatB gene encoding Sec-independent protein translocase protein TatB — protein sequence MEILLIAVIAIIALGPEKLPTAMVEIAKFLKKFKSGIEDAKSTLDNELNISEMKEEAAKYKAQIESAKATLNLKENVDLGLNDIINEDKTKKSDTEEKNEGTVSLKEPKKKKEKKESKEETPETTQAEDKFKIKLEDFDNTEETK from the coding sequence ATGGAAATCCTATTAATTGCTGTAATCGCAATTATTGCATTGGGACCGGAAAAGCTACCTACAGCTATGGTAGAGATTGCAAAGTTTTTAAAAAAGTTTAAATCTGGTATTGAAGATGCAAAATCTACACTTGATAATGAACTAAATATTTCAGAAATGAAAGAGGAAGCAGCAAAATATAAAGCTCAAATAGAGAGTGCGAAAGCAACTTTAAACCTAAAAGAGAATGTTGATTTAGGCTTAAATGATATTATAAATGAAGATAAAACAAAAAAGAGTGATACAGAAGAGAAAAATGAAGGAACTGTCTCTTTAAAAGAACCTAAAAAGAAAAAAGAAAAAAAAGAGAGTAAAGAAGAGACTCCAGAGACAACGCAAGCGGAAGATAAGTTTAAAATAAAACTTGAAGATTTTGATAATACAGAGGAAACTAAATAA
- the tatC gene encoding twin-arginine translocase subunit TatC gives MFEDLKPHIADLRKRLINSAICLIIAFFVCFNFYEPILKWMMVPVEAVLPPNSHMVAVEIQETFFTALKVAFFSGFIVSLPVIFWQLWLFLAPGLYDHEKKLVIPFVFFATLMFLIGASFAYWVVVPFGFDFLINFGSAVVTVLPSIGKYVGFFTKLLFGFGVAFELPVITFFLAKIGLVDDKMLKDFFKYAVVLIFILAALLTPPDVLTQFLMAGPLILLYIVSIYIAKIFNPAAPVDDEE, from the coding sequence ATGTTTGAAGATTTAAAACCGCATATTGCAGATCTTAGAAAGAGACTTATTAACTCAGCTATTTGTCTGATTATTGCATTTTTTGTATGCTTTAACTTTTATGAACCAATCTTAAAGTGGATGATGGTTCCTGTTGAAGCTGTTCTTCCTCCAAACTCTCATATGGTTGCAGTTGAGATTCAAGAGACTTTCTTTACAGCACTAAAAGTTGCATTTTTCTCAGGTTTTATTGTTTCATTACCTGTGATTTTTTGGCAATTATGGCTATTTTTGGCTCCAGGGCTTTATGACCATGAGAAAAAACTTGTAATTCCATTTGTATTCTTTGCAACACTTATGTTTTTAATAGGTGCTTCATTTGCATATTGGGTTGTTGTTCCTTTTGGATTTGATTTTCTTATCAACTTTGGTTCAGCTGTTGTAACAGTTCTTCCTAGTATTGGAAAATATGTGGGCTTTTTTACAAAACTTCTATTTGGTTTTGGAGTAGCTTTTGAGTTACCAGTTATTACATTTTTCTTGGCAAAAATTGGACTTGTTGATGATAAGATGTTAAAAGATTTCTTTAAATATGCAGTTGTTCTTATCTTTATATTAGCTGCACTTTTAACTCCACCTGATGTATTAACACAATTTTTAATGGCTGGTCCACTAATCTTACTATATATAGTATCAATCTATATTGCAAAAATATTCAATCCAGCAGCACCTGTTGATGATGAAGAATAA
- the queA gene encoding tRNA preQ1(34) S-adenosylmethionine ribosyltransferase-isomerase QueA — protein MMKNKELNPLKTSSYDYSLPKELIATHPVYPADSAKLLVYNRVENKITHTTFKNLLDFIPKDSSIFLNDTKVIKARIFGTKESGGRVELLFNKPLFMDRYLVMIRGKVKVGTKLFFEYDLSVEVLEVNEDGSRVVHFFQKDKKLDFLSLVEILNKIGHLPLPPYMNREDEDKDNQDYQTLFAKNYGAVAAPTASLHFTEELLEKINQNFPINYLTLHVGAGTFKPVDVDEILSHPMHSEYFEIGIEAKKALDKAKKVLAVGTTVTRTIEYYARTNKIQGECDLFLNPLNKPIKVDYLLTNFHLPKSTLIMLIASFVGLEKTLEIYNEAIKERYRFYSYGDGMLII, from the coding sequence ATGATGAAGAATAAGGAACTAAACCCTCTAAAGACTTCAAGCTATGATTACTCTTTACCAAAAGAGCTCATAGCAACCCATCCTGTATATCCAGCTGATAGTGCAAAACTTTTAGTCTATAATAGAGTAGAAAATAAAATCACTCATACTACATTTAAAAATCTTCTTGATTTTATACCAAAAGATAGTTCTATTTTTTTAAATGACACAAAAGTTATAAAAGCAAGAATATTTGGAACAAAAGAGTCAGGGGGAAGAGTTGAACTATTGTTTAATAAACCTCTTTTTATGGATAGATATCTTGTAATGATAAGAGGAAAAGTAAAAGTCGGTACAAAACTATTTTTTGAGTATGATTTAAGTGTAGAAGTTCTTGAAGTAAACGAAGATGGAAGTAGAGTTGTACACTTTTTTCAAAAAGATAAAAAGCTTGATTTTCTATCACTTGTGGAGATTTTAAATAAAATTGGACATCTTCCTCTTCCTCCATATATGAATAGAGAAGATGAAGATAAAGATAATCAAGACTATCAAACTCTTTTTGCAAAAAATTATGGAGCAGTTGCCGCACCAACTGCATCTTTACATTTTACTGAAGAGTTATTAGAGAAAATTAATCAAAATTTTCCTATAAATTATCTAACTTTACATGTGGGAGCTGGTACTTTTAAACCTGTAGATGTGGATGAAATACTTTCACATCCAATGCATAGTGAATATTTTGAGATAGGAATTGAAGCAAAAAAAGCTTTAGATAAAGCAAAAAAAGTTTTGGCAGTTGGAACAACAGTTACAAGAACAATTGAATATTATGCAAGAACAAATAAAATTCAAGGTGAGTGTGATCTATTTTTAAATCCACTAAACAAGCCAATAAAAGTTGATTATTTGCTTACTAATTTTCACTTGCCAAAATCAACACTAATAATGCTTATTGCCTCATTTGTAGGATTAGAAAAGACTTTAGAAATCTATAATGAAGCCATTAAAGAGAGATATAGATTCTACTCTTATGGTGATGGAATGTTAATTATATAA
- a CDS encoding 3'-5' exonuclease, whose amino-acid sequence MPYYVLFDTETTGNQEEDRVIQFGAMVVDQKGNVEAFDEFCSTDVEIKIEAMEVHNITPNLLEGKSKANETSFFKKLEELNSPENYLIAHNISFDMAMIEKEGFVNAYQVIDTLRCAKHLFPQMPYHRLQYLRYALELYKTEEKEAAKHNITIKAHDAIGDVLVMKLFLSKLVSKCREIYPDYNPMEKLVTLTKTPVFIKTFKFGKYKNRDIAEVANEDPGYLNWMRTNLELDEDMKYSLDKVLG is encoded by the coding sequence ATGCCATATTACGTACTATTTGATACAGAAACTACAGGAAATCAAGAGGAAGACAGAGTAATCCAGTTTGGAGCTATGGTAGTTGACCAAAAAGGAAATGTAGAAGCTTTTGATGAATTTTGTTCTACAGATGTTGAAATTAAGATTGAGGCAATGGAAGTTCATAATATCACTCCAAATTTGCTTGAAGGAAAATCAAAAGCTAATGAAACCTCTTTTTTTAAAAAATTAGAAGAGCTTAACTCACCAGAAAACTATCTAATTGCACATAATATAAGTTTTGATATGGCAATGATAGAAAAAGAGGGATTTGTAAATGCTTACCAAGTTATTGATACTTTAAGATGTGCAAAACATCTTTTTCCCCAAATGCCATACCATAGACTTCAATATTTAAGATATGCTTTAGAGCTTTATAAAACTGAAGAGAAAGAGGCGGCAAAACATAATATAACTATTAAAGCCCATGATGCAATTGGTGATGTACTTGTTATGAAACTCTTTTTATCAAAACTTGTTAGTAAATGTAGAGAGATCTATCCAGATTATAATCCAATGGAAAAACTTGTAACTTTAACCAAAACTCCTGTTTTTATTAAAACATTCAAATTTGGTAAATATAAAAATAGAGATATTGCAGAGGTTGCAAATGAGGATCCAGGTTATCTAAATTGGATGAGAACAAATTTAGAGCTTGATGAAGATATGAAATATAGTTTAGATAAAGTTTTAGGTTAA
- a CDS encoding sodium-dependent transporter: protein MNKFSRLGFIFAAAGSAVGLGNIWKFPYITGEYGGGAFVIVYLLCIVFIGLVVFIAESYLGQTSEANVSSTFVKLSKSKNSNWKYSGFMVFGGLIILSFYSVVLGWILNYIFISFASLPESSELAGSYFNSLVSEKIELQIFFHTIIALITIFIVLRGVKEGIEKINLILMPLLGIILFGLLIYAVNLDSFSKSVEFMFSANWNKIDENALLAALGQAFFTLSLGIGTIITYAASLPKNENFIKSSLYVAIVDTIIAIIAGLIIFAFLFEAGAESSAGPGLVFISLPVIFQQWGVLGNIIAIAFFTALLFAGITSAVSMIEPPLMLFIERFNMTRKKAVVICGSIFYSLGIIALLSMSNSFKDSLTFFGKNAFDWMDFLTSSISMPIAAIMTCIFLGYFVDKNKMRDKFTQHAPKIVFDIWYFLVKYLVPFAIAILLLNKIGVIK from the coding sequence GTGAATAAATTTTCACGTTTAGGATTTATCTTCGCAGCAGCGGGATCTGCTGTTGGATTAGGTAATATTTGGAAGTTTCCATATATTACTGGTGAGTATGGTGGTGGAGCATTTGTTATTGTGTATCTGCTTTGTATTGTATTTATTGGACTTGTAGTTTTTATTGCTGAATCATATTTAGGACAAACTTCAGAAGCAAATGTGTCTTCAACTTTTGTAAAGCTCTCAAAAAGTAAAAATTCAAATTGGAAATATAGTGGTTTTATGGTATTTGGAGGTTTAATTATACTCTCTTTTTACTCTGTTGTATTAGGTTGGATTTTAAACTATATTTTTATCTCTTTTGCTTCATTGCCAGAGAGTAGTGAATTAGCAGGGAGCTACTTTAATAGCCTTGTTTCTGAAAAAATTGAATTACAAATCTTTTTCCATACTATTATTGCACTTATTACTATTTTTATAGTTTTAAGAGGAGTTAAAGAGGGAATTGAAAAGATAAATCTAATTTTAATGCCTCTTCTTGGTATAATCCTTTTTGGACTTTTAATATATGCAGTAAATTTAGATAGTTTCTCAAAGTCAGTGGAGTTTATGTTTAGTGCAAATTGGAATAAAATAGATGAGAATGCTCTTCTTGCAGCTCTTGGACAAGCATTTTTTACACTTTCTCTTGGAATAGGTACAATCATAACATATGCCGCTTCATTACCAAAAAATGAAAACTTTATAAAGTCATCTCTTTATGTTGCAATTGTTGATACGATTATAGCTATTATTGCTGGTCTTATAATTTTTGCTTTCCTTTTTGAAGCGGGAGCAGAAAGTAGTGCTGGACCAGGACTTGTTTTTATCTCACTACCTGTTATTTTTCAACAATGGGGCGTTTTAGGAAATATTATTGCTATTGCATTTTTTACTGCTCTTCTTTTTGCAGGAATAACTTCTGCTGTATCTATGATAGAGCCACCTTTAATGCTCTTTATAGAAAGATTTAATATGACAAGAAAAAAAGCTGTAGTAATTTGTGGTTCAATTTTCTACTCACTTGGTATTATTGCACTTTTATCAATGTCAAACTCATTTAAAGATTCACTTACATTTTTTGGAAAAAATGCCTTTGATTGGATGGACTTTTTAACATCATCAATTTCAATGCCAATTGCGGCAATTATGACTTGTATCTTTTTAGGATACTTTGTAGATAAAAATAAAATGAGGGATAAATTTACTCAACATGCACCTAAGATTGTATTTGATATTTGGTATTTTCTAGTTAAATACCTAGTACCTTTTGCAATTGCTATACTCCTTCTTAATAAAATAGGAGTGATTAAATAA